A window of the Acidobacteriota bacterium genome harbors these coding sequences:
- a CDS encoding HNH endonuclease, whose product MNGRVLVLNSTYEPINVCTTRRAIVMILKGIARTEEKHAQHYRSSHTHIHVPSVIRLTQYVHIPYERKSLSRKNILLRDHYICQYCARVLPTAELTLDHVIPKSRGGGSGWDNLVTCCKRCNNRKGNLLPEEAGMRLLKRPQSFSHNVNRQIMRYLGRSDEAWRKYLFYES is encoded by the coding sequence ATGAATGGAAGGGTACTGGTTTTGAATTCGACCTACGAGCCAATCAACGTCTGCACGACGCGCCGCGCCATCGTCATGATCTTGAAAGGCATCGCCCGCACCGAAGAGAAGCATGCGCAGCATTACCGTTCGTCACACACGCACATCCACGTGCCCTCGGTCATCCGCTTGACGCAATACGTGCACATCCCCTATGAACGCAAGAGCCTCTCGCGCAAAAACATCCTGCTGCGCGACCATTACATCTGCCAATACTGTGCCCGCGTCCTGCCCACCGCCGAGTTGACGCTTGACCACGTGATCCCGAAATCGCGCGGCGGCGGTTCGGGCTGGGACAATCTGGTGACCTGCTGCAAACGCTGCAACAATCGCAAGGGCAATCTGCTGCCCGAAGAAGCCGGCATGCGCCTGCTCAAACGCCCGCAATCCTTCAGCCACAACGTCAATCGCCAGATCATGCGTTACCTGGGCCGCAGCGACGAAGCCTGGCGCAAGTATTTGTTTTATGAATCTTAG